In the Setaria italica strain Yugu1 chromosome VI, Setaria_italica_v2.0, whole genome shotgun sequence genome, one interval contains:
- the LOC101754241 gene encoding probable mixed-linked glucan synthase 6, which produces MAPGGGDGRRNNGEQANGNNRHGCVCGFPVCACAGAAAVASAASSADMDRVVAVAATEGQIGAVNDESWVAVDLSDDLSGDGGDDGVAIEDRPVFRTEKIKGVLLHPYRVLIFVRLIAFTLFVIWRISHRNPDAQWLWVTSIAGEFWFGFSWLLDQLPKLNPINRVPDLAVLRQRFDRADGTSRLPGLDIFVTTADPFKEPILSTANSILSILAADYPVEKNTCYLSDDSGMLLTYEAMVEAAKFATVWVPFCRKHGIEPRGPESYFELKSHPYMGRSQEDFVNDRRRVRKEYDEFKARINGLEHDIKQRSDAYNAARGLKDGEPRATWMADGNQWEGTWVEPSENHRKGDHTGIVLVLVNHPSHGRQFGPPASADNPLDFSMVDVRLPMLVYVSREKRPGFNHEKKAGAMNALTRCSAVLTNSPFILNLDCDHYINNSQALRAGICFMLGRDSDTVAFVQFPQRFEGVDPTDLYANHNRIFFDGTLRALDGMQGPIYVGTGCLFRRVTLYGFDPPRINVGGQCFPSLGGMFAKTKYEKPGLEMSTAKGAATAVVAKGKHGFLPLPKKSYGKSEAFVDSIPRASHPSPFANATGDAGVLTDEATISEAVAVTTAAYEKKTGWGSNIGWVYGTVTEDVVTGYRMHIKGWRSRYCSIYPHAFIGTAPINLTERLYQVLRWSTGSLEIFFSKNNPLFGSTFLHPLQRVAYINITTYPFTALFLIFYTTVPALSFVTGHFIVQRPTTMFYVYLAIVLGTLLILAVLEVKWAGVTVFEWFRNGQFWMTASCSAYLAAVCQVVVKVVFRRDISFKLTSKQPAGDEKKDPYADLYVVRWTWLMVMPIIIILVNIIGSAVAFAKVLDGEWTHWLKVAGGVFFNFWVLFHLYPFAKGILGKHGKTPVVVLVWWAFTFVITAVLYINIPHIHGPGGKHGHGGALGKHAHGHHAGSKFGYSEVYGWP; this is translated from the exons ATggcgcccggcggcggagacggccgGCGGAACAACGGCGAGCAGGCGAACGGTAACAACAGGCACGGGTGCGTGTGCGGGTTCCCCGTGTGCGCgtgcgcgggcgcggcggcggtggcctccGCGGCGTCGTCCGCCGACATGGACCgcgtggtggcggtggccgccACCGAGGGCCAGATCGGCGCTGTCAACGACGAGAGCTGGGTGGCCGTCGACCTCAGCGACGACCTctccggcgatggcggcgacgacggcgtcgcCATCGAGGACCGCCCCGTCTTCCGCACCGAGAAGATCAAGGGCGTCCTCCTCCACCCATACAG GGTGCTCATCTTCGTGCGCCTGATCGCGTTCACGCTGTTCGTGATCTGGCGTATCTCGCACCGGAACCCGGACGCGCAGTGGCTGTGGGTGACGTCCATCGCCGGCGAGTTCTGGTTCGGCTTCTCCTGGCTCCTCGACCAGCTGCCCAAGCTGAACCCGATCAACCGCGTCCCCGACCTCGCGGTGCTCCGCCAGCGGTTCGACCGGGCGGACGGCACCTCCCGCCTTCCCGGGCTCGACATCTTCGTCACCACCGCCGACCCCTTCAAGGAGCCCATACTCAGCACGGCCAACTCCATCCTCTCCATCCTGGCCGCCGACTACCCGGTCGAGAAGAACACCTGCTACCTCTCCGACGACTCCGGGATGTTGCTCACCTACGAGGCCATGGTGGAGGCCGCCAAGTTCGCCACCGTGTGGGTGCCCTTCTGCCGGAAGCACGGGATCGAGCCGCGCGGGCCCGAGAGCTACTTCGAGCTCAAGTCGCACCCGTACATGGGGAGGTCGCAGGAGGACTTCGTCAacgaccgccgccgcgtccgcaaGGAGTACGACGAGTTCAAGGCAAGGATCAACGGCCTCGAGCACGACATCAAGCAGAGGTCCGACGCGTATAACGCCGCCAGGGGGCTCAAGGACGGCGAGCCCCGCGCCACGTGGATGGCCGACGGGAACCAGTGGGAGGGAACCTGGGTTGAGCCGTCGGAGAACCACCGCAAGGGCGACCACACCGGCATCGTCCTG GTGCTGGTGAACCACCCGAGCCACGGCCGCCAGTTCGGCCCGCCGGCGAGCGCCGACAACCCGCTGGACTTCAGCATGGTGGACGTCCGCCTCCCCATGCTGGTGTACGTGTCCCGTGAGAAGCGCCCGGGCTTCAACCACGAGAAGAAGGCCGGCGCCATGAACGCGCTCACCCGCTGCTCCGCCGTGCTCACCAACTCGCCCTTCATCCTCAACCTCGACTGCGACCACTACATCAACAACTCCCAGGCGCTGCGCGCCGGGATCTGCTTCATGCTCGGCCGCGACAGCGACACCGTCGCCTTCGTCCAGTTCCCGCAGCGGTTCGAGGGCGTGGACCCCACGGACCTGTACGCCAACCACAACCGCATCTTCTTCGACGGCACGCTCCGGGCGCTCGACGGCATGCAGGGGCCCATCTACGTCGGGACGGGTTGCCTCTTCCGCCGCGTCACGCTCTACGGCTTCGACCCGCCGAGGATCAACGTCGGCGGCCAGTGCTTCCCGTCGCTGGGAGGGATGTTCGCCAAGACCAAGTACGAGAAGCCGGGGCTCGAGATGAGCACCGCCaagggcgccgccaccgccgtcgtcgccaaGGGTAAGCACGGGTTCCTGCCCCTGCCCAAGAAGTCGTACGGCAAGTCGGAGGCGTTCGTGGACTCGATCCCGCGCGCGTCGCACCCGTCGCCGTTCGCCAACGCCACCGGCGACGCCGGCGTGCTGACCGACGAGGCGACCATCTCGGAGGCCGTGGcggtgacgacggcggcgtacGAGAAGAAGACCGGGTGGGGCAGCAACATCGGGTGGGTGTACGGCACCGTGACGGAGGACGTGGTGACGGGGTACCGGATGCACATCAAGGGGTGGCGCTCCCGCTACTGCTCCATCTACCCGCACGCCTTCATCGGCACCGCCCCCATCAACCTCACGGAGCGCCTCTACCAGGTGCTCCGCTGGTCCACGGGGTCCCTCGAGATCTTCTTCTCCAAGAACAACCCGCTGTTCGGGAGCACGTTCCTGCACCCGCTCCAGCGCGTCGCCTACATCAACATCACCACCTACCCGTTCACGGCGCTGTTCCTCATCTTCTACACGACGGTGCCGGCGCTGTCGTTCGTCACGGGGCACTTCATCGTGCAGCGCCCCACCACCATGTTCTACGTGTACCTTGCCATCGTGCTGGGCACGCTGCTGATCCTGGCGGTCCTGGAGGTGAAGTGGGCGGGCGTCACCGTCTTCGAGTGGTTCCGGAACGGGCAGTTCTGGATGACGGCGAGCTGCTCCGCGTACCTCGCCGCCGTGTGCCAGGTGGTGGTGAAGGTGGTGTTCCGTCGGGACATCTCGTTCAAGCTGACGTCGAAGCAGCCGGCGGGCGACGAGAAGAAGGACCCCTACGCGGACCTGTACGTGGTGCGGTGGACGTGGCTGATGGTGAtgcccatcatcatcatcctcgtcAACATCATCGGCTCCGCCGTGGCGTTCGCCAAGGTGCTCGACGGCGAGTGGACGCACTGGCTcaaggtcgccggcggcgtcttCTTCAACTTCTGGGTGCTGTTCCACCTCTACCCGTTCGCCAAGGGCATCCTCGGGAAGCACGGCAAGACCCCGGTCGTGGTGCTGGTGTGGTGGGCGTTCACCTTCGTCATCACCGCCGTGCTCTACATCAACATCCCACACATCCACGGACCCGGCGGTAAgcacgggcacggcggcgcgcTGGGGAAGCACGCCCACGGACACCACGCCGGCAGCAAGTTCGGTTACTCGGAGGTCTACGGCTGGCCGTGA